In Calothrix sp. PCC 7507, one DNA window encodes the following:
- a CDS encoding L-threonylcarbamoyladenylate synthase, which produces MTQVTLEALITGARAGSLVSFPTDTVPALAALPDKAALIFAAKQRSQDKPLILMAASESDLWTYVQGSDLEYQIWQELAHKYWPGAVTLVLPASAIVPKVMNPTDPTTIGVRVPASAIAQAILAQTGPLATTSANFSGQPPLQTMAEIEAQFPEVLTLKEPQFQGEISGMGLPSTVAKWTGTNWQILRQGAIKLNF; this is translated from the coding sequence ATGACACAGGTTACTTTAGAAGCCCTGATCACAGGGGCACGTGCTGGCTCTTTAGTTAGCTTTCCGACAGATACAGTTCCTGCATTGGCGGCTTTACCAGATAAAGCCGCATTAATTTTTGCAGCTAAACAGCGGAGTCAAGATAAACCATTGATTTTGATGGCAGCTAGTGAGTCAGATTTATGGACTTACGTCCAAGGCAGTGATTTAGAGTATCAAATTTGGCAAGAATTAGCGCACAAATATTGGCCAGGAGCGGTAACATTAGTATTGCCAGCGTCGGCGATAGTGCCAAAAGTGATGAATCCCACTGACCCCACGACAATTGGTGTCAGAGTTCCAGCAAGTGCGATCGCCCAAGCTATTTTGGCTCAAACAGGTCCACTGGCTACCACTAGTGCCAATTTTTCTGGTCAGCCTCCCTTGCAGACGATGGCAGAGATTGAGGCGCAGTTCCCTGAAGTTCTAACTCTCAAAGAACCACAATTTCAGGGAGAAATATCAGGGATGGGTTTACCTTCCACCGTTGCTAAATGGACGGGGACGAATTGGCAAATTTTACGACAGGGTGCAATTAAGTTAAATTTTTAA
- a CDS encoding sensor histidine kinase KdpD — MNWSNWLYLGAGMALGTGLCWLFVRKSNATVSSSPVTLKEQQILQQLQQLQLAYQMVWEMSQFKAGFLARTTHELRSPLNGLIGLHQLILSDLCEDRAEEREFIAQAHERALKLLKLIDEILRVARTDHGTHKLDIQPLALAEVLQEVYQLIYLLAANRNFPLQVLPADPDIYVVADPRWLRQVLVNLVDTAITQMEEGSICISSNVSLSNDSVNIWLDIPANALPWSESIDFIKSIDFVNSEDKLPQTGKEHPTLSPGMKLLLNQTLLETMGGKLEIVSSPITKEAADQFTRLQVSIPLLIPEPEFLQLSEK, encoded by the coding sequence ATAAATTGGAGCAACTGGTTATATCTAGGTGCAGGAATGGCACTAGGGACGGGATTATGTTGGTTATTTGTGCGAAAATCAAATGCCACAGTTAGCTCATCCCCCGTCACGCTAAAAGAGCAACAGATCCTGCAACAATTGCAGCAACTGCAACTGGCATACCAAATGGTTTGGGAAATGAGCCAGTTTAAAGCGGGTTTTTTGGCACGGACTACTCATGAATTGCGATCGCCTCTAAATGGTCTGATCGGCTTACACCAGTTAATTTTGTCGGATTTGTGCGAAGATCGGGCTGAAGAGCGAGAATTTATTGCTCAAGCCCACGAACGGGCGCTGAAATTGCTGAAGCTGATTGATGAAATTCTCCGTGTCGCCAGAACAGATCATGGAACCCACAAATTAGATATCCAGCCGCTAGCGCTAGCTGAAGTTTTGCAAGAAGTCTATCAATTAATTTATCTGTTGGCAGCAAATCGGAATTTTCCCTTACAAGTGCTACCCGCAGATCCAGATATTTATGTTGTCGCAGACCCTAGATGGTTACGCCAGGTATTGGTAAATTTAGTAGATACCGCTATTACTCAGATGGAGGAAGGCAGTATCTGTATTTCTAGTAATGTTTCACTAAGTAATGATTCTGTCAACATTTGGTTGGATATACCAGCCAATGCTTTGCCTTGGAGTGAGTCGATAGATTTCATCAAATCTATCGATTTTGTCAATTCTGAAGACAAGCTACCTCAGACTGGTAAAGAGCATCCGACTCTTTCTCCGGGAATGAAACTATTACTCAATCAAACTTTGTTGGAGACGATGGGAGGAAAGCTAGAGATTGTTTCATCTCCCATCACCAAGGAAGCAGCTGATCAATTTACCAGACTACAAGTTTCTATCCCCCTATTGATTCCTGAACCTGAATTTCTGCAGCTGTCAGAGAAGTAA
- a CDS encoding GNAT family N-acetyltransferase, whose product MNYSQIQFSDRHSEIDLYQLQELFNLAAFWAKGRSIEDLGIAIANSDPVISVCDNKQLIGFARATSDCIYRATIWDVVIHPDYREMGLGNKLVETVLSHPRVRLVERVYLMTTHQQGFYKKIGFQSNTTTTMVLYNQSSLTSLTAAEIQVQESIGG is encoded by the coding sequence ATGAATTATTCTCAGATTCAATTTAGCGATCGCCATTCGGAAATTGACCTTTACCAATTACAAGAGTTATTCAATCTTGCAGCTTTTTGGGCTAAAGGACGCAGCATCGAAGATTTAGGTATCGCTATTGCCAACAGCGATCCAGTAATTTCTGTCTGTGATAACAAACAACTGATAGGCTTTGCTAGGGCGACTTCTGATTGCATCTATCGCGCTACGATTTGGGATGTTGTTATTCACCCAGACTATCGTGAGATGGGCTTGGGAAACAAATTAGTGGAAACAGTGTTGAGTCATCCCCGCGTGAGATTGGTTGAACGTGTATATTTAATGACAACTCACCAGCAGGGATTCTATAAAAAAATCGGTTTTCAGTCCAACACAACCACCACAATGGTGTTATACAACCAATCCAGCCTTACTTCTCTGACAGCTGCAGAAATTCAGGTTCAGGAATCAATAGGGGGATAG
- a CDS encoding Uma2 family endonuclease, with protein MTYLTLQLPPNLKFTDEEFELLVTVNKELGLELTAEGELVIMSPTGGETGNRNFDLLGQLWFWNSQKKLGKAFDSSTGFKLPNGATRSPDASWVRMERWNALTPEQRKKFLPLCPDFAVELVSETDEVKDTQAKMQEYLAAGLLLGWLINPKDKQVIIYHPHQAPEVLQSPTSLSGEDILPGFILNLEPIFA; from the coding sequence ATGACTTATTTAACTTTGCAATTACCTCCTAATCTTAAATTTACGGATGAGGAATTTGAGCTTCTTGTTACTGTGAATAAAGAGTTGGGTTTAGAATTAACTGCTGAAGGAGAATTAGTCATTATGTCGCCCACTGGTGGAGAAACGGGGAATCGTAATTTTGATTTATTAGGTCAATTATGGTTTTGGAACAGTCAAAAAAAATTAGGGAAAGCTTTTGATTCGTCCACTGGTTTTAAACTTCCCAATGGTGCAACTCGTTCCCCTGATGCTTCATGGGTAAGGATGGAAAGATGGAATGCTCTCACACCAGAACAAAGGAAAAAATTCTTGCCATTATGTCCTGATTTTGCAGTGGAATTAGTTTCCGAAACTGATGAGGTGAAAGATACTCAAGCCAAGATGCAAGAATATTTAGCTGCGGGATTATTACTTGGTTGGTTAATCAACCCTAAAGATAAACAAGTAATAATTTATCATCCTCATCAAGCACCTGAAGTTTTACAATCTCCTACAAGTTTATCTGGGGAAGATATTCTACCTGGTTTTATTTTAAATTTAGAGCCAATTTTTGCGTAA
- the secF gene encoding protein translocase subunit SecF produces MKLSINKSRSLWWTISLAIIVAGIASMIISWQNPKINAPLRPSLDFVGGTRLQLERDCTKPGNCDKPIDINLVREVAKAQGLGDSSIQIVADKDTKAENGILIRTKKLELEQRTKLQNALSEKIGVFDQSKNQLDDVSPTLGRELFTSGLLALIVSFLGIVVYLSFRFQLDYAVFAIVALFHDILITTGVFSILGLVIGTEVDSLFIVALLTITGFSVNDTVVIYDRIRETLQINPNRPITDIVDDAVNQTLGRSINTTLTVLLTLFAIFLFGGDTLKNFALALIIGFTMGAYSSIFIASTLLTWWRERTERSPVVVSAESIDTSADS; encoded by the coding sequence ATGAAACTCAGTATTAACAAATCGCGATCGCTTTGGTGGACAATTTCTCTTGCTATTATCGTTGCAGGTATCGCCTCAATGATAATTTCTTGGCAAAATCCCAAAATTAACGCTCCCTTACGTCCTAGTTTGGACTTTGTTGGTGGGACAAGATTACAGCTAGAAAGAGACTGCACAAAACCTGGTAACTGCGACAAGCCAATAGATATCAATTTAGTCCGGGAAGTAGCTAAAGCCCAGGGACTAGGTGACAGCAGCATCCAAATTGTCGCTGATAAAGACACAAAAGCCGAAAATGGCATCTTAATCCGCACTAAAAAATTAGAGCTGGAACAGCGTACCAAGTTACAAAATGCTTTAAGTGAGAAAATTGGTGTTTTCGACCAGAGCAAAAACCAGCTAGACGATGTTAGCCCTACCTTAGGGCGAGAGTTGTTCACCTCTGGGTTATTAGCCCTGATTGTCTCCTTTTTGGGCATCGTTGTCTATTTGAGTTTCCGCTTCCAATTAGACTATGCCGTATTTGCGATCGTCGCTCTGTTTCATGATATTTTGATCACAACAGGGGTTTTTTCGATTTTAGGCTTAGTAATAGGTACTGAAGTCGATAGCCTCTTCATCGTCGCCCTACTAACAATTACAGGTTTTTCCGTCAACGACACAGTAGTGATTTACGATCGCATCCGGGAAACACTACAAATCAATCCCAACCGCCCCATCACTGACATTGTTGATGATGCAGTCAACCAAACCCTAGGCAGGTCAATCAATACAACCTTAACTGTGTTGCTGACATTATTTGCCATCTTTTTGTTTGGTGGAGACACCCTCAAAAACTTTGCCTTAGCCCTAATTATTGGCTTTACAATGGGCGCTTATTCCAGCATTTTCATTGCTAGTACTTTATTAACTTGGTGGCGAGAACGTACTGAGCGATCGCCAGTAGTAGTAAGTGCTGAATCAATTGATACATCTGCCGATAGTTAG